The Triticum aestivum cultivar Chinese Spring chromosome 7B, IWGSC CS RefSeq v2.1, whole genome shotgun sequence genome window below encodes:
- the LOC123156666 gene encoding kanadaptin gives MNPTMPPPPPRNPNPSSSSMPPPPPPKPSPPAPSAQPEAEDEPRPDASMAEADGSAKPSPSSSMPPPPPPRPSPQPEAEAASESESSADGSANPSPSDSSAGEERNPGGDTEMAEEAPPEQRQQPRPRAPYAIPDWSAAPEHPFFLEVLKEGLIFENLDVSKKGAYMFGRIDLCDFVLEHPTISRFHAVLQFRNDGQVFLYDLGSTHGSSINKTQVKKKMYTPIHVGDVIRFGQSSRLYIFQGPSELMPPEKDMQKLRDAKIRQNMLDREASLLRAKTQAVLADGISWGMSEDAPEEDGEDEADEITWQTYKGQLTDRQEKTRSKLIKRMEKVANMKKEIDAIRVKDISQGGLTQGQQTQIARNEQRISQIMEELENLEETLNDSIQESLGARAGKPKRGSHKASLEEEDDVISDDDEFFDRTKKKSSNPQSSGQQSVETADSLLDKKDFINNDIEGKKKLLEEEKIKLAQRDNADLGDDLDAYMSGLSSQLVHDNIAKIQKELSDLQAELDKVVYLLKVADPMGEAARKRDLKPREANPQASNDNPRPESKKQDKIAQDKTSTEENSKDSFSTKIEVDKPAEVETDIPQNQENASKPAFTIPKPQWLGDKRIIEPEENCIKEGNTNAEEPDDFVDYKDRKTILSNSANEKDIEGAAPGLILRKRKSADQSAGVEAESSSVESEASAADAVALLLKHTRGLQPAEDIENENEPQTSKRKGKKSKQKRVLGPARPDFLEAGPDHETWVPPQGQTGDGRTSLNDRLGY, from the exons ATGAACCCTACTATGCCTCCGCccccgccccgaaaccctaacccctcctcctcctccatgccgcctccgccgccccccaAACCCTCGCCGCCTGCCCCATCGGCGCAGCCGGAGGCGGAGGACGAGCCGAGGCCTGATGCCTCGATGGCCGAGGCGGACGGGAGTGCTAAACCGAGCCCCTCCTCCTCTatgccgcctccaccgccaccaaGACCCTCGCCGCAGCCGGAGGCGGAGGCAGCGTCGGAGTCTGAATCGTCGGCCGACGGGAGCGCTAACCCCAGCCCTAGCGACTCGTCGGCGGGGGAGGAAAGGAACCCCGGTGGCGACACCGAGATGGCCGAGGAGGCGCCGCCAGAGCAGcggcagcagccgcggccgcgCGCACCATACGCCATCCCCGACTGGAGCGCCGCCCCGGAACACCCCTTCTTCCTCGAGGTGCTCAAGGAAGGCCTCATCTTCGAGAACCTTGACGT GTCCAAGAAAGGAGCTTACATGTTTGGCCGAATTGATCTGTGCGATTTCGTGCTGGAGCATCCCACCATTTCCCGTTTTCATGCAG TTCTGCAGTTTAGAAATGATGGGCAGGTTTTCCTTTACGATCTTGGAAGCACACATGGTTCTTCCATCAACAAAACTCAG GTCAAGAAGAAGATGTACACACCGATTCATGTTGGAGATGTAATTCGATTTGGGCA ATCATCACGTTTGTACATTTTTCAAGGACCATCTGAGCTAATGCCTCCA GAAAAGGATATGCAGAAACTCCGTGATGCTAAGATTCGGCAAAATATGCTTGATCGTGAAGCTTCCCTTTTACGAGCGAAAACTCAAGCAGTTTTagcagatgggatctcatggggtaTGTCGGAGGATGCACCTGAAGAAGACGGGGAg GATGAGGCAGATGAGATCACGTGGCAAACCTACAAAGGTCAGCTTACGGACAGACAGGAAAAGACACGCAGCAAATTAATAAAGCGAATGGAAAAG GTTGCCAACATGAAGAAAGAGATCGATGCAATACGAGTTAAGGACATTTCTCAAGGTGGGTTAACCCAAGGTCAGCAAACACAGATTGCACGAAATGAGCAAAGGATATCTCAG ATCATGGAGGAGCTAGAAAATCTAGAAGAAACATTAAATGACAGTATACAAGAAAGTCTTGGTGCACGTGCTGGAAAACCAAAACGTGGTAGCCATAAAGCAAGTCTCGAGGAAGAAGATGACGTTATTAG tgATGACGATGAATTTTTTGACCGGACAAAGAAGAAATCATCTAATCCTCAATCTAGTGGGCAACAATCAGTTGAGACCGCTGATAGTCTCCTTGATAAAAAGGATTTCATCAACAATGATATTGAAGGTAAAAAGAAGTTGCTTGAAGAAGAGAAGATTAAGCTGGCTCAGAGAGATAATGCAGATCTTGGGGATGACCTTGATGCTTACATGAGTGGATTGTCATCTCAATTAG TACACGATAATATTGCCAAAATTCAAAAGGAGCTTTCTGATCTTCAAGCTGAACTGGACAAAGTAGTTTACTTACTGAAGGTAGCTGATCCTATGGGAGAAGCAGCTCGCAAGAGGGATTTAAAGCCAAGAGAAGCAAACCCTCAAGCATCTAATGATAATCCTAGACCAGAATCCAAAAAACAGGACAAAATTGCCCAAGACAAAACCTCAACGGAGGAGAACTCGAAGGATTCTTTTTCTACCAAAATAGAAGTGGATAAACCTGCTGAGGTAGAAACAGATATCCCCCAAAACCAAGAAAATGCCAGCAAACCTGCATTCACCATACCGAAACCTCAGTGGCTGGGCGACAAGAGAATCATAGAACCTGAAGAAAATTGTATAAAAGAAGGAAACACGAATGCTGAGGAGCCTGATGATTTTGTGGACTACAAAGATCGGAAAACTATTCTTTCTAATTCAGCCAATGAAAAGGATATTGAAGGGGCTGCTCCTGGGCTTATCTTACGGAAGAGAAAGTCTGCTGATCAGTCAGCTGGCGTTGAGGCAGAATCGTCTTCGGTTGAATCCGAAGCATCAGCAGCTGATGCTGTGGCCCTTCTGCTGAAGCACACACGTGGTTTACAACCTGCAGAAGACATTGAGAATGAGAATGAACCACAGACTAGCAAGAGAAAAGGGAAAAAGTCGAAACAAAAACGTGTACTGGGTCCTGCAAGACCAGATTTTCTTGAAGCTGGTCCAGATCATGAAACATGGGTGCCACCTCAAG GTCAAACTGGTGATGGGCGCACTTCATTGAATGATCGTTTGGGTTATTGA